The following proteins are encoded in a genomic region of Gossypium hirsutum isolate 1008001.06 chromosome D05, Gossypium_hirsutum_v2.1, whole genome shotgun sequence:
- the LOC121216956 gene encoding GDSL esterase/lipase At1g28570, with translation MATSSSCSSLKQHFLVFLIVIISSIINSPVNGCFTSIFSFGDSLTDTGNLLELSISESTKPPHSAFLPYGCTFFHRPTGRFCDGRLVIDFLAEALGFSFLPPFYGSKSGKWEKFRQGANFAVAGATALNSSFLAEQGIHSVSTNISLGVEVNSFKHLLPSLCSSSSNCKELLRKSLIVMGEVGGNDYNHAFKQGKNIENIRRLVPLVVDIISLSIKELIELGAVTFLVPGNFPIGCSPSLLTSFHGSEKDQYDPLTGCLTWLNQFSQHHNELLRKELENIRNLHPQINIIYVDYYKASTPFYQSPKNYGFKETLKACCGIGGLYNYDPLIYCGYPPLKQCCNDPSSYISWDGIHFTEVVNKWLAHTVFEELMNTIPRLGSLCPLSTVNKLRILYPMFGV, from the exons ATGGCTACTTCTTCATCATGTTCCTCGTTGAAACAACACTTCCTTGTGTTTCTCATTGTAATAATAAGCAGCATTATTAATTCACCAGTAAATGGATGTTTCACATCGATTTTCAGCTTTGGTGATTCATTAACTGATACAGGCAATTTACTTGAGCTTTCAATTTCAGAATCCACCAAACCTCCTCATTCTGCTTTTCTTCCCTATGGCTGCACCTTCTTTCACCGTCCCACCGGCCGATTCTGCGATGGCCGCTTGGTTATAGATTTCCTCG CTGAAGCTTTGGGATTTTCCTTTTTACCACCATTTTATGGATCTAAAAGTGGAAAATGGGAGAAATTCCGACAGGGAGCGAATTTTGCAGTGGCGGGTGCTACTGCACTGAATTCGTCGTTTCTTGCTGAACAAGGAATCCACAGTGTCTCAACCAACATTTCTTTGGGAGTTGAAGTGAATTCCTTCAAACATTTATTGCCATCtctttgctcatcttcttcaa ATTGCAAAGAGCTCCTAAGGAAGTCCTTGATTGTGATGGGAGAGGTTGGAGGAAATGATTACAATCATGCATTCAAGCAAGGGAAAAACATTGAGAATATCCGACGACTTGTCCCTCTTGTTGTTGATATCATATCTTTATCAATCAAG GAGTTGATCGAGTTAGGGGCAGTGACATTTTTGGTCCCCGGAAACTTTCCTATTGGATGCTCCCCATCTTTGCTGACAAGTTTTCATGGTTCAGAAAAGGATCAATATGATCCCTTAACTGGTTGTCTAACATGGTTGAACCAATTCTCTCAACACCACAATGAATTACTTCGAAAAGAACTCGAAAATATCCGAAACCTTCATCCCCAAATCAACATTATATATGTTGATTATTACAAAGCTTCAACACCGTTTTACCAGTCTCCGAAAAACTATG GATTTAAAGAAACTTTGAAGGCATGTTGTGGAATTGGAGGTCTCTATAATTACGATCCTTTGATATATTGTGGTTATCCGCCATTAAAACAATGCTGCAACGACCCTTCTTCGTATATTAGCTGGGATGGGATTCATTTTACAGAAGTTGTCAACAAATGGCTTGCCCATACTGTATTTGAAGAATTGATGAACACCATTCCTAGATTAGGGAGCTTGTGTCCCTTATCTACCGTAAACAAACTGAGAATTCTATATCCAATGTTTGGGGTCTAA